One region of Clostridium sp. Marseille-P299 genomic DNA includes:
- the truA gene encoding tRNA pseudouridine(38-40) synthase TruA gives MRVKLEVAYDGTNYCGWQIQPNVVTVEGMLNQELSRLLKEDITVIGASRTDSGVHAFGNVAVFDTNTRIPAEKISYALNQSLPDDIVVQSSCEVQEDFHPRYCDCIKTYEYKILNATFPEPTKRLYTHFVHRNLDAEAMQTAANYFIGRHDFVSFCSSNTQVKDTTREIYNVDILKDRNVITIRIRGNGFLYNMVRIIAGTLIQVGSNFIPPEQVKEILEAKDRTKAGPTAPAKGLTLVGIEYL, from the coding sequence ATGAGAGTAAAGTTAGAGGTAGCCTATGATGGTACCAATTATTGCGGTTGGCAAATACAGCCTAATGTAGTAACTGTAGAAGGAATGCTAAATCAGGAGCTTTCAAGGTTATTAAAGGAAGATATCACGGTGATAGGTGCTAGCCGAACTGACTCAGGCGTTCACGCATTTGGTAATGTTGCTGTCTTTGATACAAATACTAGGATACCTGCCGAAAAGATATCCTATGCCTTAAATCAGAGCTTACCGGATGATATTGTGGTACAATCCTCTTGTGAAGTTCAGGAAGATTTTCATCCTAGATATTGCGATTGCATTAAAACCTATGAGTATAAGATATTAAATGCTACTTTTCCGGAACCAACAAAGCGTTTATATACACATTTTGTACATCGCAACCTTGATGCGGAAGCGATGCAGACAGCTGCTAATTATTTCATAGGTAGACATGACTTTGTCAGTTTTTGCTCAAGCAATACACAAGTTAAGGATACAACTAGGGAAATTTATAATGTTGATATTTTAAAGGATAGAAATGTAATTACAATTCGAATCCGTGGAAATGGTTTTTTATATAATATGGTACGTATTATTGCAGGAACCTTGATACAAGTAGGTAGTAATTTTATACCTCCAGAGCAAGTAAAAGAAATATTAGAAGCTAAGGACCGAACAAAAGCAGGTCCTACGGCGCCAGCCAAGGGCCTAACGCTGGTTGGAATTGAGTATTTATAA
- a CDS encoding energy-coupling factor transporter transmembrane component T family protein, whose product MIRDITIGQYYPADSILHRLDPRVKLIGTLVFIVSLFLFDTFVGYILAGLFLFGVIKLSKVPFKFIVKGLKAVVILLIFTLIFNVFLTPGEPIFTLGFIKVTKEGLRTAAFMGIRLVFLILGSSLMTFTTTPNQLTDGLENLLGPLKKIHVPVHEVAMMMSIALRFIPILLEETDKIMKAQQARGADFESGKLIQRAKAMIPILVPLFISAFRRASDLAMAMEARCYRGGNGRTKMKPLKYKKRDYITFLLFVTYIGGIITINKLI is encoded by the coding sequence ATGATAAGAGATATTACAATTGGACAATATTATCCGGCGGACTCTATCTTGCATCGCCTAGATCCTAGAGTTAAGTTAATTGGTACTTTAGTGTTTATTGTTTCGTTGTTTTTATTTGATACATTTGTAGGATATATACTTGCAGGGCTATTTTTATTTGGTGTAATAAAATTATCAAAAGTACCCTTTAAGTTTATTGTTAAGGGGCTAAAGGCAGTTGTTATACTATTAATATTTACCCTAATCTTCAACGTTTTTTTAACTCCTGGTGAACCAATATTTACATTAGGATTTATCAAAGTAACGAAAGAAGGACTTCGTACGGCTGCATTTATGGGAATACGATTGGTTTTCTTAATCTTAGGTTCCTCATTAATGACATTCACAACAACACCAAACCAGTTAACAGATGGACTTGAGAATTTATTAGGACCGTTAAAAAAAATCCATGTACCAGTGCATGAAGTGGCGATGATGATGTCAATTGCACTTCGATTTATCCCTATTTTATTAGAAGAAACGGATAAAATTATGAAAGCACAACAAGCAAGAGGTGCGGATTTTGAATCAGGTAAATTAATTCAGAGAGCAAAAGCGATGATTCCTATTTTGGTACCGTTGTTTATTTCAGCATTTCGTCGTGCAAGCGATTTGGCAATGGCGATGGAAGCGAGATGCTATCGTGGTGGAAATGGAAGAACGAAAATGAAACCACTAAAATATAAGAAACGAGATTACATTACATTTTTATTATTTGTAACGTATATCGGCGGTATTATAACAATTAATAAGTTGATTTAA
- a CDS encoding energy-coupling factor transporter ATPase → MSISLKNLNYVYSEGTAYEKHALKDINLDIKDGQFIGLIGHTGSGKSTLIQHLNGLVKATSGGVYYNGKNIYDSDYNLKAHRSKVGLVFQYPEHQLFETTVIKDVQFGPKNLGLTPLEVDLRSYEALKMVGIGEDLIDASPFELSGGQKRRVAIAGVLAMKPEVLILDEPTAGLDPKGRDEILDQVAKIHKEQKITVILVSHSMEDVAKYVERIIVMNKGQIMFDNTPNNVFSHYKELEKIGLAAPQVTYIMNHLKEIGIPVDTKATTIPLAKEEILHWWKQHR, encoded by the coding sequence ATGTCAATTAGTTTGAAAAATCTAAATTATGTCTATAGCGAGGGAACAGCTTATGAAAAGCATGCTCTGAAAGATATTAATTTAGACATTAAAGATGGTCAATTCATTGGATTGATTGGGCATACAGGGTCTGGCAAGTCTACATTAATCCAACATTTAAATGGTCTTGTTAAGGCTACTAGTGGTGGTGTTTATTATAATGGTAAGAATATATATGATTCAGATTATAATTTAAAAGCACATCGAAGTAAGGTAGGATTAGTATTTCAGTATCCAGAGCATCAGTTGTTTGAAACTACAGTTATTAAAGATGTTCAATTTGGACCTAAGAATCTAGGTTTAACACCTTTAGAAGTAGATCTTCGCTCTTACGAGGCCTTAAAGATGGTAGGAATCGGGGAGGATTTAATTGATGCATCTCCATTTGAACTTTCCGGAGGGCAAAAGAGAAGGGTAGCGATTGCTGGTGTATTAGCTATGAAACCAGAGGTGCTTATTTTAGATGAGCCTACTGCTGGACTTGATCCAAAGGGTCGAGATGAAATATTAGATCAAGTAGCAAAGATCCATAAAGAACAGAAAATAACCGTTATTTTAGTATCACATAGTATGGAAGATGTGGCAAAGTACGTGGAACGCATTATTGTAATGAATAAAGGACAGATCATGTTTGATAATACGCCAAACAATGTCTTTTCCCATTATAAAGAGCTTGAAAAAATAGGGTTAGCGGCGCCACAAGTAACTTATATTATGAATCATCTAAAGGAAATCGGTATCCCTGTAGATACTAAGGCTACGACGATTCCTTTGGCAAAAGAAGAGATACTTCACTGGTGGAAGCAACATAGGTAG
- a CDS encoding energy-coupling factor transporter ATPase: protein MNMIEAKKLVFEYIRRDEEGNVESIHRAIDNVSLDVKKGDFVAILGHNGSGKSTIAKHINAILLPTEGTLIVNGMDTKEEDKLWDIRQSAGMVFQNPDNQIIATVVEEDVGFGPENMGVPTEEIWKRVEESLKAVGMYEYRTHSPNKLSGGQKQRVAIAGIMAMRPQCIILDEPTAMLDPNGRKEVIRTIRELNKKEHVTVLLITHYMDEVIKADKVIVMDDGKVVMQGTPKEIFSQVDKLKSYRLDVPQVTELAYELKKQGMPLPDGILTVEEFSEEMKKLI, encoded by the coding sequence ATGAATATGATAGAAGCTAAAAAATTAGTTTTTGAATATATTAGGCGTGATGAAGAGGGAAATGTAGAGTCGATTCATCGTGCCATTGATAATGTTAGCTTAGATGTAAAAAAAGGTGACTTTGTAGCTATCCTTGGACACAATGGTTCTGGTAAATCAACGATTGCAAAGCATATTAATGCTATACTTCTACCTACCGAAGGTACCCTTATTGTCAATGGTATGGATACGAAGGAAGAAGATAAGCTTTGGGATATTAGGCAATCGGCCGGTATGGTATTTCAAAATCCAGATAACCAAATCATAGCAACGGTAGTAGAAGAAGATGTAGGGTTTGGTCCAGAAAATATGGGTGTTCCAACGGAAGAAATTTGGAAAAGAGTTGAAGAGAGTCTAAAAGCAGTTGGGATGTATGAGTATCGCACCCATTCACCCAATAAACTTTCTGGTGGGCAAAAGCAACGTGTTGCAATCGCTGGAATCATGGCAATGAGGCCACAATGTATCATTCTTGATGAACCAACTGCCATGCTTGATCCCAATGGCAGAAAAGAGGTAATACGCACCATACGTGAATTGAATAAGAAAGAACACGTAACCGTATTATTAATAACACACTATATGGATGAAGTTATAAAGGCAGATAAGGTGATTGTTATGGATGATGGTAAGGTTGTAATGCAAGGTACACCAAAAGAGATATTTTCACAAGTGGATAAGCTAAAATCATACCGTCTTGATGTTCCACAGGTAACAGAACTTGCATATGAACTTAAAAAGCAGGGAATGCCGCTTCCTGATGGAATATTAACTGTAGAAGAATTTAGCGAAGAGATGAAGAAGTTGATATAG
- a CDS encoding bL17 family ribosomal protein, which translates to MAGYRKLGRTSSQRKALLRNQVTNLLYNGKIVTTEAKAKEIRRIAEGMIALAVKEKDNFETVTVTAKVARKDKDGKRVKEVVDGKKVNVYDNVEKTIKKDKPSRLHARRKMLSYLYTVTEVPTEAAGKKKNTKTVDLADKLFEEIAPKYTDRNGGYTRIVKIGQRKGDAAMEVLIELV; encoded by the coding sequence ATGGCAGGCTACAGAAAACTTGGAAGAACTTCAAGTCAGAGAAAAGCATTGTTAAGAAATCAAGTTACTAATCTCTTATACAATGGCAAAATTGTAACTACCGAAGCGAAAGCAAAAGAAATCCGCAGAATCGCTGAAGGCATGATTGCATTAGCTGTTAAAGAGAAAGATAACTTTGAAACAGTTACAGTAACTGCTAAAGTTGCTCGTAAAGATAAAGATGGAAAAAGAGTAAAGGAAGTTGTTGATGGAAAGAAAGTAAACGTTTATGATAACGTTGAAAAGACTATCAAAAAGGATAAGCCTTCTAGACTTCATGCAAGAAGAAAGATGCTTTCCTACCTTTACACAGTAACAGAAGTTCCTACAGAAGCAGCTGGAAAGAAAAAGAATACTAAGACTGTTGATCTTGCTGATAAATTATTTGAAGAGATCGCACCTAAGTATACAGATCGTAACGGTGGTTATACAAGAATCGTAAAGATTGGCCAACGTAAAGGCGATGCTGCTATGGAAGTTTTAATTGAATTAGTGTAA
- a CDS encoding DNA-directed RNA polymerase subunit alpha — protein MFDFEKPKIEIAEISEDKKYGRFVVEPLERGYGTTLGNSLRRIMLSSLPGAAVSQVKIDGVVHEFSGIPGVKEDVTEIIMNIKSLAIKNTSETNEPKTAYIEFEGEGVVKAGDIQADPDIEILNPDLVIATLNGGANSKLYMELTITKGRGYISADKNKNDDLPIGVIAVDSIYTPVERVNLTVENTRVGQITDFDKLTLDVYTNGTLVPDEAVSLAAKVLSEHLNSFIDLSENAKTAEVMVEKEDNEKEKVMEMNIDELELSVRSYNCLKRAGINTVEELCNRTSEDMMKVRNLGRKSLEEVLAKLKELGLSLNMSDD, from the coding sequence GTGTTTGATTTTGAAAAACCAAAAATTGAGATAGCTGAAATTTCAGAAGATAAGAAATATGGAAGATTTGTTGTTGAACCCCTTGAAAGAGGATACGGTACAACACTTGGTAATTCTTTAAGAAGAATTATGCTTTCATCTTTACCTGGTGCAGCTGTTAGTCAAGTTAAAATTGACGGGGTTGTTCATGAATTTTCCGGAATTCCTGGTGTTAAGGAAGACGTAACAGAAATTATCATGAATATTAAGAGCCTTGCAATCAAAAACACAAGCGAGACGAATGAACCAAAAACTGCATACATTGAGTTTGAGGGAGAAGGCGTTGTAAAAGCAGGCGATATTCAGGCTGATCCTGATATTGAAATACTAAACCCGGATTTAGTAATCGCGACCTTAAATGGAGGAGCAAACAGTAAGCTTTACATGGAACTTACGATTACGAAGGGTAGAGGATATATTAGTGCAGATAAGAATAAAAATGATGATTTACCAATTGGTGTAATCGCAGTTGATTCTATCTACACACCTGTTGAGCGTGTTAATTTAACAGTAGAAAATACACGTGTGGGTCAGATTACCGACTTTGATAAGTTAACCTTAGACGTATATACAAATGGTACATTAGTGCCTGATGAAGCTGTTAGTTTGGCTGCAAAAGTATTAAGCGAGCACTTAAATTCCTTTATTGATCTTTCTGAGAATGCAAAGACAGCTGAAGTTATGGTTGAAAAAGAAGACAATGAAAAAGAAAAAGTGATGGAAATGAACATTGATGAGTTAGAATTATCAGTTCGTTCCTATAACTGCTTAAAGAGAGCCGGAATTAATACGGTTGAAGAGTTATGCAATAGAACTTCTGAAGATATGATGAAGGTAAGAAACCTTGGACGTAAGTCATTGGAAGAAGTATTAGCTAAGCTTAAAGAGCTTGGTTTATCATTAAACATGAGCGATGACTAA
- the rpsD gene encoding 30S ribosomal protein S4 yields the protein MARDMGPVLKRCRALGLEPTFLGIDKKSNRNFARAGKKVSEYGLQLREKQKAKFIYGVLEKPFRNNFEKAQKLKYGTAGENLLILLELRLDNVIYRMGYGRTRTEARQIVGHKHVLVNGKCVNIPSYQVKAGDVISIKEKHKSAQRYKDVLEVTNGRTVPAWLEADHENLTGTVKEIPTRDQIDVPVNEMLIVELYSK from the coding sequence ATGGCAAGAGATATGGGTCCTGTATTAAAGAGATGTAGAGCTCTTGGGCTTGAACCAACATTTTTGGGAATTGACAAGAAATCCAACAGAAACTTTGCAAGAGCAGGTAAAAAAGTAAGTGAATATGGCTTACAGTTAAGAGAAAAACAAAAGGCTAAATTCATCTATGGTGTATTAGAGAAGCCTTTCAGAAATAACTTTGAAAAAGCTCAGAAATTAAAATATGGTACAGCAGGTGAAAACTTATTAATTCTTCTAGAATTAAGACTTGATAACGTAATCTATCGTATGGGATATGGTAGAACTAGAACAGAAGCTAGACAAATCGTTGGTCATAAGCACGTTTTAGTAAATGGTAAATGTGTAAACATTCCATCTTATCAAGTAAAAGCTGGTGATGTTATTTCTATCAAAGAAAAACATAAATCTGCTCAAAGATATAAAGATGTTTTAGAGGTAACGAATGGAAGAACAGTTCCAGCTTGGTTAGAAGCAGATCATGAAAACCTTACAGGTACTGTAAAAGAAATTCCTACCAGAGATCAAATTGATGTTCCTGTAAATGAAATGCTTATCGTCGAGTTGTACTCTAAATAA
- the rpsK gene encoding 30S ribosomal protein S11, with protein sequence MAKKIAAKKVTKKRVKKNVDRGQAHIQSSFNNTIVTLTDAEGNALSWASAGGLGFRGSRKSTPYAAQMAAETAAKAALVHGLKSVDVMVKGPGSGREAAIRALQACGIEVTSIKDVTPVPHNGCRPPKRRRV encoded by the coding sequence ATGGCTAAGAAGATAGCAGCTAAAAAAGTGACAAAGAAACGTGTTAAGAAAAATGTCGACCGTGGACAGGCACATATCCAGTCATCTTTTAATAATACAATTGTTACCTTAACAGATGCTGAAGGTAACGCTCTTTCATGGGCAAGCGCTGGTGGATTAGGATTCAGAGGTTCTAGAAAGTCAACTCCATATGCAGCGCAAATGGCAGCTGAAACTGCAGCAAAGGCAGCTTTAGTTCATGGTTTAAAATCAGTTGATGTTATGGTTAAGGGACCTGGTTCAGGTAGAGAAGCAGCAATCCGTGCGCTTCAAGCTTGTGGTATTGAAGTAACAAGCATTAAGGACGTAACTCCAGTTCCTCATAACGGATGTAGACCACCAAAACGTAGAAGAGTCTAA
- the rpsM gene encoding 30S ribosomal protein S13, with amino-acid sequence MARISGVDLPREKRVEIGLTYVYGIGRVSSNRILAKAGINPDTRVRDLTDEEVAKIRDVIDETMLVEGDLRRDIALNIKRLQEIGCYRGIRHRKGLPVRGQKTKTNARTRKGPKRTVANKKK; translated from the coding sequence ATGGCTCGTATTAGTGGTGTAGACTTACCAAGAGAAAAGCGTGTAGAAATCGGCCTTACTTATGTGTATGGTATCGGTAGAGTAAGCTCAAATCGTATCCTTGCTAAAGCAGGAATTAATCCAGATACACGTGTTAGAGACTTAACAGACGAAGAAGTAGCAAAAATTCGTGACGTTATCGACGAAACAATGCTTGTTGAAGGTGATTTAAGAAGAGATATCGCTCTTAATATTAAGAGATTACAAGAAATTGGATGCTACAGAGGAATTCGTCATAGAAAAGGTCTTCCAGTTCGTGGACAGAAGACAAAGACAAACGCTAGAACAAGAAAAGGTCCTAAGCGTACCGTTGCTAACAAGAAGAAATAA
- the rpmJ gene encoding 50S ribosomal protein L36: MKVRSSVKPICEKCKIIKRKGAIRVICENPKHKQRQG, translated from the coding sequence ATGAAGGTTAGATCTTCAGTTAAACCAATTTGCGAAAAGTGTAAAATTATTAAGAGAAAGGGCGCCATCAGAGTTATCTGTGAGAACCCTAAACACAAACAAAGACAAGGCTAA
- the infA gene encoding translation initiation factor IF-1 yields the protein MSKTDVVEIEGTVIEKLPNAMFQVELENGHKVLAHISGKLRMNFIKIVPGDKVTLELSPYDLTKGRIIWRDK from the coding sequence ATGTCAAAAACAGACGTTGTTGAAATTGAAGGAACAGTAATTGAAAAATTACCGAATGCAATGTTTCAGGTTGAATTAGAGAATGGTCATAAAGTGTTAGCTCATATTAGCGGTAAGTTACGTATGAACTTCATTAAGATTGTACCAGGAGATAAAGTAACCTTGGAATTATCTCCATATGATTTAACTAAGGGAAGAATTATCTGGAGAGATAAATAA
- the map gene encoding type I methionyl aminopeptidase gives MSVTIKSSKEIELMREAGKILAEVHDQLAEIVLPGITTMDINKKADELIRSFHCIPSFLNYNGYPASVCVSVNDEVVHGIPSKKRIITEGDIVSIDAGVIYKGYHSDAARTIPVGNISEEAKKLIEVTKQSFFEGIKYAKEGYHLHDISAAIEDYVVAHGFSCVRDLVGHGIGTQLHEEPQIPNFRQKRRGIKLQAGMTLAIEPMVNIGGYDVCWLDDDWTVVTEDGTLSAHYENTILITTGDPEVLSLPNCNH, from the coding sequence ATGTCAGTTACTATAAAATCTAGCAAGGAAATTGAGCTTATGCGTGAAGCAGGAAAAATACTAGCTGAAGTGCATGATCAATTAGCTGAAATTGTTTTACCTGGTATCACAACAATGGACATAAATAAAAAAGCAGACGAATTAATACGTTCTTTCCACTGTATTCCTTCATTCTTGAATTATAATGGATATCCTGCTTCTGTATGTGTTTCTGTAAACGACGAAGTTGTTCATGGTATACCATCTAAGAAACGAATTATTACAGAGGGGGATATCGTAAGTATCGATGCGGGAGTTATCTATAAGGGATATCATTCAGACGCAGCGAGAACAATTCCAGTAGGTAATATTAGCGAAGAGGCGAAAAAGTTAATAGAAGTCACAAAACAAAGTTTCTTCGAAGGTATTAAATACGCTAAAGAAGGGTATCATCTACATGATATATCTGCTGCGATTGAGGATTATGTTGTAGCTCATGGATTTTCCTGCGTTAGAGATTTAGTTGGGCATGGAATCGGAACACAGTTGCATGAAGAACCGCAGATACCTAATTTCAGACAAAAAAGAAGAGGAATTAAATTGCAAGCAGGTATGACACTTGCAATAGAACCAATGGTTAATATTGGTGGGTATGATGTTTGCTGGTTGGACGATGATTGGACTGTCGTTACTGAAGACGGAACGTTATCAGCTCATTATGAAAATACAATATTGATTACGACAGGTGATCCGGAAGTGTTATCACTTCCTAATTGCAATCATTAA
- a CDS encoding adenylate kinase translates to MKIIMLGAPGAGKGTQAKKIANKYGIPHISTGDIFRANIKNNTELGKKAKEYMDQGLLVPDELTLSLIMDRFSQADCENGYVLDGFPRTIPQAEALTNALKEAGEAIDFAINVEVPDENIVARMSGRRACVNCGGTYHVVFNPTKIDGVCDTCGGELVLRDDDKPETVAKRLNVYHNQTKPLIDYYAKLDVLKEVDGTKEVSEVFEDITAILEDK, encoded by the coding sequence ATGAAGATTATTATGTTAGGGGCGCCAGGCGCTGGCAAAGGAACTCAAGCTAAGAAGATCGCTAACAAGTATGGCATACCACATATTTCAACTGGAGATATTTTTAGAGCAAACATTAAGAATAATACTGAACTAGGGAAAAAGGCAAAAGAGTATATGGACCAAGGATTATTGGTACCTGATGAATTAACTCTTAGCTTGATAATGGATCGTTTTAGTCAAGCAGACTGTGAAAATGGTTATGTATTAGATGGTTTTCCAAGAACAATTCCTCAAGCAGAAGCATTAACAAATGCTTTAAAAGAGGCAGGAGAAGCAATTGATTTTGCAATTAATGTTGAAGTACCAGATGAAAATATCGTGGCTCGTATGTCAGGCAGAAGAGCGTGCGTAAACTGCGGTGGAACCTATCATGTTGTATTTAACCCTACAAAAATAGATGGCGTTTGTGATACGTGTGGCGGAGAACTAGTGCTAAGAGACGACGATAAGCCGGAAACAGTAGCGAAACGTTTAAATGTTTATCATAATCAGACAAAGCCATTAATCGACTATTATGCAAAACTTGATGTTTTAAAAGAAGTAGACGGTACAAAAGAAGTATCCGAAGTATTTGAAGACATTACTGCAATTTTAGAAGATAAATAA
- the secY gene encoding preprotein translocase subunit SecY: protein MFKTVRNAFKIKDIRNRLLFTFIALIIVRLGSALPVPGVNQDYFSLWMSQRFGDGMGFLDMLTGGSFSQMSIFALNISPYITSSIIMQLLTIAIPKLEELQKDGETGRKKIAEISRYLTIGLAIVESVAMTIGFGGSGILQGGLTFTNVVVITASFTAGSAFLMWLGERITEKGVGNGISIILLINIISGLPSDIHNLFTQFVFNGKGVVSGVIGAVLIVAVIVLTVVLIILLQDAQRKIAVQYAKKVQGRKMVGGQSSFIPLKVNTAGVIPVIFAVSLMQFPIIISSFFSVYPERAYFWPKVLYFLNQSSWFDLKDGAFKYTLGVLVYIALILFFAYFYTSITFNPIEVANNMKKQGGFIPGIRPGKPTTEYLNKVLNYIIFIGAIGLTIVALIPLVFGGLFNARVSFGGTSLIIVVGVVLETMKQIDSQMLVRHYKGFLND, encoded by the coding sequence ATGTTTAAAACGGTCAGAAATGCCTTTAAGATTAAAGATATTAGAAACAGACTGTTATTTACGTTTATAGCACTAATTATTGTAAGACTTGGTTCTGCACTCCCTGTACCGGGAGTGAACCAAGATTACTTTTCATTGTGGATGAGCCAACGTTTTGGTGATGGAATGGGATTCCTTGACATGCTAACAGGTGGTTCATTTTCACAAATGTCAATCTTTGCACTTAATATATCACCATACATCACTTCATCCATTATTATGCAGTTGTTAACAATTGCAATTCCTAAATTAGAGGAACTTCAAAAGGATGGAGAAACTGGTAGAAAGAAGATTGCAGAAATCTCTAGATATCTAACAATTGGACTTGCTATTGTTGAATCAGTTGCAATGACAATTGGCTTTGGTGGATCTGGAATATTACAAGGTGGACTTACTTTTACTAACGTAGTTGTTATTACTGCATCCTTTACAGCTGGTTCTGCCTTCCTTATGTGGTTAGGTGAAAGAATTACAGAAAAAGGTGTTGGTAATGGTATATCAATCATCTTGTTAATAAACATAATATCAGGATTGCCAAGTGACATTCATAACTTATTTACACAATTTGTATTTAATGGAAAAGGTGTAGTTAGTGGTGTTATTGGTGCAGTTCTCATAGTAGCTGTAATTGTACTTACTGTTGTGCTAATTATTCTTTTACAAGATGCACAAAGAAAAATCGCAGTACAATATGCTAAAAAGGTACAGGGAAGAAAAATGGTGGGTGGACAATCCTCCTTTATTCCATTAAAGGTTAATACCGCAGGTGTTATTCCAGTAATCTTTGCTGTATCATTGATGCAATTTCCGATTATAATCTCATCTTTCTTTAGTGTATATCCGGAGAGAGCATATTTTTGGCCGAAAGTTCTTTACTTTTTAAACCAAAGTTCATGGTTTGATCTTAAAGATGGTGCATTTAAATACACGCTCGGCGTATTAGTTTATATTGCCTTAATATTGTTCTTTGCATACTTCTATACATCGATTACTTTTAATCCAATTGAAGTAGCTAACAATATGAAGAAACAGGGTGGTTTTATTCCTGGTATTCGTCCAGGTAAACCAACTACAGAGTACTTAAATAAGGTATTAAATTACATTATTTTTATTGGTGCAATTGGCCTAACTATCGTGGCTCTTATCCCATTGGTCTTCGGAGGCTTATTTAATGCGAGAGTCTCCTTTGGTGGTACATCTTTAATCATCGTTGTTGGTGTTGTTCTTGAAACAATGAAACAAATTGATTCTCAGATGTTAGTTCGTCACTATAAGGGATTCTTAAATGACTAG
- the rplO gene encoding 50S ribosomal protein L15, protein MNLTELRPADGSKQSKNFRRGRGHGSGNGKTAGKGHKGQKARSGAPRIGFEGGQMPLYRRLPKRGFKNRNTKEIITVNVSMLNKFEDGADVTIESLMEIGIINNPKDGVKILGNGELTKKLNVKVSAFSESAIEKIKALGGNAEVI, encoded by the coding sequence ATGAATTTAACAGAATTAAGACCAGCGGATGGTTCAAAGCAAAGCAAGAACTTTAGACGCGGACGTGGACATGGTTCAGGAAATGGTAAGACAGCTGGTAAAGGTCATAAGGGACAAAAAGCTCGTTCAGGAGCTCCTAGAATCGGCTTTGAAGGTGGTCAGATGCCTTTATACCGTAGACTTCCTAAGAGAGGTTTCAAGAACAGAAACACGAAGGAAATTATTACAGTTAATGTAAGCATGTTAAATAAATTTGAAGATGGTGCAGACGTAACGATTGAAAGCTTAATGGAAATTGGCATCATTAATAATCCAAAAGATGGTGTAAAGATTCTTGGAAACGGAGAACTTACTAAGAAGCTTAATGTCAAGGTATCAGCTTTCAGCGAAAGCGCTATCGAAAAAATTAAGGCTCTTGGTGGAAATGCTGAGGTGATCTAA
- the rpmD gene encoding 50S ribosomal protein L30, with amino-acid sequence MANNLKITLTKSTIGAIPKHKATVVALGLKKLNSTVELPDNAATRGMVNQVKHLVKVEEI; translated from the coding sequence GTGGCAAACAATTTAAAGATAACTTTAACTAAATCAACCATCGGTGCTATTCCTAAGCATAAGGCTACAGTAGTAGCTTTAGGATTAAAGAAGTTAAATTCTACAGTGGAATTACCTGACAACGCTGCTACTAGAGGCATGGTTAATCAGGTTAAGCATTTAGTAAAGGTAGAAGAGATCTAA